CCAATTTCCCCTCACGCTTCACTCACTCCTCACTTAGCACATCTTCCAAACTTCAATGCCACCACAATATTAGCACCTGTTTGGTTTTTTGTTGGGtaaatttacttttccaccATCCAGAGAGATCGTGGAGATGACGGTGTTCACCTCCACTAACGCAGCCGGCGGGTACATGGCGGGAAAGCAAGTGTTTCCGGTGGAGTACGAAGCAGAGTCGCTCTCTCAGCGGCTGGTCGACGCGGCTCACGCCAACGACTTGAAGCCGGCTTCGGAGTTAATATCTAACCCCTTCGTTGACGTTAATCACATGGGAACAGTTTTGTTGAAGGCTAGAAAAACCGAGGTGGTGTTGCATGACGAGGATGCCTGCGAAGTCCGCGTCGAGTTCGAGGAGTTTAAGACTGAGGTCACGGCGTTGTTCCTAGCAGCTCATAACGGAAATGTCGCACTCGTCCGAAAATTACTGGTTAGTCAACGTCTTTACTGTTTAGTTAGAGCtatttattttctctttctttctttcttttgttttggcgTGATCTCGTAGAATATATGACTTGTATAAGAGTTTAGTTTAGCcttggtttttttcttttttttttttggggggggggaagagggggggggggggtgggggttCCTTCTATTTCTCTTCCATAATCATTTTATTGTGAATGTGAGGATTTTGTTGATAGTTTGGGTTTTGCGATTGAGGAAATTAATGTTTAAAGTAGGGGTTCGCCGGTGTGTTTTTTGAGAAGTCAACGTGGATTCGAATCACTATGACCTGTTTCGGTATTGGTTTCCCTGAAATTCTTCAACTTGTGGATTTTCTACGAGTTTTGTTAATATTTGGTACTTTTGAGTGTTTAAAGAATTTTTGAACTAAATATTTGCTTCTTACATCATCCTGTTTGCTTTTTagataatttgaatttgaaatccgGGGCTCAATTAGTGTAACGGGTGGACAGTCTTAACGCTTGATTTGGAATGAAAAGAGAATTTATCTAAATGAATTAATTTAGTCAACCTGGTCGTTTGTCTTGGAGCTGCTGGGTGAAATGATGAAGGATGCAAcgtttttttgtttcctttttcagaatttttttaGCTCTTATTCTCCTTCAACGTGGAATTTGCATCATAAGATGGTATAACTCTCTCCATTTACTTTCTTTTActaattgaattaattaaagTGATTTTCCATTAGGATGTAGATATGACGATGCATTTTGACAATATACCTTCCCAATTCATTTTTGTGGTCACAAGTCTTGTCTGCCCTCTATAATTTGCAAACTAGGAATTCTGAGCAAATAAATAGGCCCAAAGAGTGTAACAGTCATGGATCCCTTTAATTTAGGCCTTTTAAGTTTTTTGTCTTTGTATTACTTGAGACATCTGAGTGAAGGTGCCAGAAACCATAAACAATGGGCAGCATGAAACGTTGGTCTGTGAATGAATGAGTTATTAATGTTGGTATGTTAACCTGTTATTTTAACAGTGCATTGTTGTTTTCTGTGGACAGAGTGCTGGAGCTGACGTGAATCAAAAAATGTTTCGAGGCTATGCCACAACAGCAGCTGCAAGAGAGGGCCATATTGAGATTTTGAAGATGTTAATTAGTGGGGGAGCAGCTCAATCTGCATGCGAAGAGGCTCTGTTGGAGGCATGCTACCTGGGGCGGGCCAGACCAGCTGAGCTTCTCATGGCCTCTGATATGGTCCGCCCACATGTTGCTGTACACGCCCTTGTCACTGCATCTTTTAGAGGGTTTAAAGACTTTGTGGACACACTTCTCAAGGTACTTGATGGTAGCAGCCAACCTTTCTTAGTCATCTGGGGACATCCTATTTGATTGCTTTTTGATGATAAGCTGACAGATCACTGAATTTAGTGATTGATTATGGTTACAGTTAGTTTCATATAGCTAGTATCTCATTCGTGATGAATTTGCTTATACTTTGACGATATCCAGGCGTGATGAATTTGCTTAGTTCATGTTGCACCGTCCTTGGAAATATAGGACGATAATGTTGGAACTGGTAGAATGTTGAAACCACTTGTTCTTGCCTCTTTCACACTCTCAAATAACAACCTTTTGAATTGATGACAGTGTGGTGTGGACTGTAATGCCACAGCCAGGGTGCTGCTTCAATCTTCCAAGCCATCTCTTCATGCCAATTTTGACTGTAACTCTCTGGCTGCTGCCATTCTTGGTAGGCAAATTTCTGTTGTTCGGCTGCTGTTACAGGTAATGATGTTGCTGCAGTGTCATAAAGATACCATAGTAGGGCTTGTATGTCTTATCAATTGGGTCTTCAACTTCAAGGGTGAACGGTTATGCTTGCCTGATGCATGCAACCCATATTAGGCTCAATTTTTATGGATCACACGTTTTAGGTGCTCACAAGACCTGTTATTTCACAGCCACAGTGTGGTTATGTTCTGAAGTGCAGACTCTATGTTGTAGGTTGGTGCCAGAACAGATATCACGGTCAGGCTGGGAGCTTGGTCATGGGACGCTGCCACTGGAGAACAGTTCCGAGTAGGTGCAGGTCTGGCTGAGCCTTACCATGTAACGTGGTGTGCAGTGGAGTTCTTTGAATCCAGCGGTGCCATACTGAGGATGCTCCTCCAGCACCTTTCTCCTAATATTCCCCATTTAGGGAGGACAATCATCCACCACGCGATTCTCTGTGGAAATGCCAGAGCAGTTGAGGTGCTTTTAGCTTGTGGTGCTGATGCAGAATTCCCAGTCAAAACTAAACAAACAGCGCACCGTCCCATACATATGGCATCAGAACATGGGTTGGCCGGAGCTCTTCACCACCTTATTAATGCCGGCTGTGATCTGAACTCTCTCACAGAATCCGGTGAGACTGCACTGATGATTAGTGCTAGATGCAAGCAAGAGGAGTGCCTAAAACTTCTTACTGCAGCTGGTGCAGACTTTGGTTTGTCCAACATCGCTGGGCAGTGTGCCAAGTCAATTGCTGGATCAGTACGGTGGGCATATGGCTTCGAGCGAGCAGTTTTAGATGTTATTCGAGATGGGAAGAATGCTCGATCTAGCAATGCTGCAATTTTTTCTTCCTTAATATTTGTTACCCAAGCAAATGATATCGAGGCCTTGAAGAAACTTCTCAAGCAACCGGAGATAAATCTCGACGAGCAAGATGAAAATGGATTCTCAGCAGTCATGGTTGTGGCGGCGGGTGGTAATGTGGAGGCTTTTAGGTTGCTTGTTCATGCCGGAGCTGATGTAAATTTGGCTAACAACTATGGCGAAACCGCTATTACTTTGGCTGAAAAACACCAGAACAGTGATGCATTTGAAAAAGTAATGCTGAACTTCTTGCGTGCCAAGGGAGACAACAGCTACGGTGGATCTTCAACTCTACACCGTGCGGCACATAATGGCGACCTCAATCTGGTGCAAGCTTTGATAAACGAAGGATATGACGTCAATCTTTCTGATTGCGATGGATACACCCCACTGATGTTAGCAGCTAGGGCCGGAAACAAGAGCATGTGCGAGCTTTTGATATCTCGTGGTGCTAGATGTGACATTAAGAATGCAAAGCTTGAGACTGCACTCTCACTTGCCAGAGAGAACGGTGGTGGAAAAGACGCTGAAGCTGTGATACTGGATGAACTAGCTCGAACGCTCGTGGTAGGAGGAGCTCAAGTGAAGAAGCACATAAAGCAAGGCAAAGGAAGTCCCCATGGCAAGGTACTAAAGATGGTTGGAGCTACTGGTGAGCTGAGGTGGGgaaaatctaggaagagaaaCGTGATATGCCGCGGGGCAGAGGTTGGTGCGAGCGCGACGTTCCGGTGGAACAGACGAAAGAAGCTCGATGCCGATGAGCCGGGAGTTTTCCGGGTAAAAACCACAAAGAACAAGGAAGTGCATTTTGTGTGCGAGGGTGGACTTGAAATGGCAGAGCTGTGGGTGAGGGGAATTAGGCTTGTGACAAGGGAAGCTATTTTTGGCAAATAAAAAAACCTCTGGTGATTCATAGCTGCGCCTGCACCCGTTCCATTTTTTGGTTCACGTACATATATATAGTAACTACCATAACAGAAGAGATGTTGCATAAAATCATCGGGTAGTAGTAGTAGTACCTAGTACGCTGTGCCTGTGCTGTCCAGCTAATTAATCCTGCGAATGCGTCGTTGATTTGTCTTTCCTCCAGCTTCCGCCCTTTCTTTTCAATTACTGTGTATTATAATTATTGAAATTTCCCACTTTCTCCATCCTGTCCTACTCCTTCCCATCACATTTCCGGTCAGAGAATGCAAGTTGGGTTATAATTATATTAGTATTTATTATATCGGCTAATCAACAATTAGTATCATCTTCCAAGAGacaaaaggaaagaagagctCGTCAAATGTCTCTGAACCTACCTGATTAATGGTAGATAGTGTGAAAAAGAATTTCACCTCAAGCGATAAGGAGATTTTTAGACCTTTGCAATAATGCTACTGATAAGTTTAACTCCACTATTCCGTTTCCCCTGAAAAAAAACACAAACTAAAGACGTGACTCTTTAAGTCATTGAATGGACCTGAAATTTCTATTTTAGTTACTTGCAGATTGTAATTTAAGAGAAACTGTAGGagtaatttatttgttttctacgtatatatatatatatatatttatttatattgaAAGGAAAGAGTCCTTTTCGTTTGCACAAATGAACTTCTACATGGAATGTGAATGTGATGACACATTTTGTCCGTCACTTGGTTTATCGTAAATCATTTACGTAATAAAAATTTCGTCTCATCATGGATTATGAATTCtcagtggatttttttttttatcgataCATAGACTATTCTACATTAGGAGTAAGGGAGGATCTGAAGAGGCCCAAAAATAATTCGAAAAAGACTAAACCACCACTGAACCAAACGAGTGCACTACGCATctgtctgatttttttttttttaaacagaaTCATGTAATGTCGCAATCGGTGGAAGTCAAGCTTCAATGCTTTAATGCTTTCTCGGTGGATCCTTCTGCAATCAAGGTacccttcttttttttaatatatatatatatatatatatataaataaataaaaaaagaaaagaaaaattggagCAAGCCTGAATCCTCCTGACGCCAGTCGGTTTGGGTCGTCGGAGCAACCAACCAAACATTAGTGCTATACCTACGCTCAATTGGGTTTGCTGCACTTCGTATGGGcctcaaaataatccaatttttACATGGGTGCCCACTTCACCTATTCAACTAAAAGCCCCATAAGAAATGCCCGATCTAATTAGTCTCCACGTACCCGATCCGATTGTCACAAGGCCTGCACTTAATCTCCACCGTCAGATTTTACCAGAGGCACATCCTAACCGTCACCAAGCTCTCCACATCAGTTTTCTTCGCATTCATCTCTCGACGGATTTTCACTCATCAAATCACCGGTACCTCAATTTAGAGCACCAAAGCCAGCTCAGAATCATCCTTCATAGTGCAGCTCCGAAGCTCTTATGGTACGCATCTCCATATCGCCATTACTCAAATACTTTCGTTTGAACTGATTctctgtttcttttcaaatgtTGAATTTGTTGGTAGATCCATGAGAAAGGaaatcttagtttttttttttccctttgggTTACTTTTTAAGGATAAGGAGTTTTAGGGTGTTAATTTGAGGAGGACTTACTTATATACAGTTGAAAATTCGAGACTGGGTTTTGTGATTAGAATGTCGAATTTATCTGTTAAGATACTGATAAGCCCTAGGGATCAATTTCACATTTCCGGTTATTCTATTGACTTTTGGGtggatttttttaaatttaatcgACTTTGGGTACCGCTTTTGGCGAAATTAGAAAaagattgttttttttttctcttgaacAAAGGGACAAACTGACCATCGAGCTCTCGTGGTTTttgcttatttatttttcttttttctctttagGAGTTAATAGCTGTACCTGCTTAGTGGAACTGTATTTTTAGGTATTCAAGCTTTGCATCTTAagttctctctttctctctctttctctctctctttttggtTTAAGAATTTGTTCACTGGTAAAAAAGGTTGGACTTTTGGGTGGAGCGGAATGCATGTAAGTGGTTCATCAATTGATGATCGATTTTCTTCAGTCGAGGACTGTAATTGAGTAGACTACCATTTTGTTCAGTGGGCATATTCTTCCTCCCATTTTGCTTTAGTGTAACCTCAGCATGTGTCGACATAGATTTAAAAAGGACCAACAAATAATGCAATGTCAAGTGgagaaagggaaagagagaagaaaaaaagaccAAAGGCCTGCTGTCATACATGGTCAGAATGATTGATAATAAGAGAAAGATGTGGATGTCAGGCAAATTTTTAACCTGGATTTTGCTTGTAACTTCTTGCGTAGGCACCCATAAAGGGCATCCTTTCTTCACAAGGGATATCTTTGGTCAAGCAGTCTGAGCATTGGGTCCTGGGCAGTAGATTATTCAGCACTCAGGCTGCATCAACTGCTAGCACCCCACAGCCTCCCCCTCCTCCCCCACCTCCTGAGAAAACCCACTTTGGTGGCCTCAAAGATGAGGATCGCATTTTTACAAATGTATATGGTTTGCATGACCCTTTTCTCAAGGGTGCTATGAAACGAGGAGACTGGCATAGAACAAAAGACCTGGTACTCAAGGGTGCTGATTGGATTGTCAATGAAATGAAGAAATCTGGTCTTCGTGGGCGTGGTGGTGCTGGGTTTCCCTCTGGTCTTAAATGGTCCTTCATGCCAAAGGTGTCTGATGGTCGTCCCTCCTATCTTGTTGTCAATGCTGATGAGAGTGAACCTGGAACCTGTAAAGATAGGGAGATAATGCGCCATGATCCACACAAACTATTAGAAGGTTGTTTAATTGCTGGAGTGGGTATGAGAGCTACTGCTGCCTATATTTACATCAGGGGTGAGTATGTCAATGAGCGGAAAAATCTGGAGAAAGCCAGAAGAGAAGCTTATGAAGCTGGCTTATTAGGAAAAAATGCATGTGGGTCTGGTTATGACTTCGATGTACATATCCACTTCGGAGCTGGTGCTTATATTTGTGGTGAGGAGACAGCTCTTCTAGAGAGCCTCGAGGGCAAACAAGGAAAACCCAGATTGAAGCCTCCTTTTCCTGCTAATTCCGGGCTGTATGGGTGTCCCAGTACCGTCACAAATGTGGAAACAGTAGCTGTTTCACCTACCATTTTGAGGCGGGGCCCCGAGTGGTTCGCTAGTTTTGGTAGGAAAAACAATTCTGGAACAAAACTTTTTTGCATCTCAGGGCATGTGAACAAGCCTTGCACAGTCGAGGAGGAGATGAGTATACCATTAAAGGAACTTATAGAGAGGCACTGTGGTGGTGTTCGCGGTGGATGGGACAATTTACTTGCTATTATCCCAGGAGGTTCATCTGTCCCATTGATACCCAAGCATATATGTGAGGATGTGCTAATGGACTTTGATGCACTTAAAGCTGTACAGTCAGGGTTGGGGACTGCTGCCGTGATTGTGATGGATAAGTCAACGGATGTTGTAGACGCAATTGCAAGGCTCTCTTACTTCTACAAGCATGAGAGTTGTGGCCAGTGCACGCCATGCAGGGAAGGTACAGGGTGGCTTTGGATGATCATGGAAAGATTGAAGGTGGGGAATGCAAAACTGGAAGAGATTGACATGCTTCAAGAGGTGACGAAACAGATTGAAGGGCACACGATTTGTGCATTGGGTGATGCCGCTGCTTGGCCAGTCCAGGGTCTGATCAGGCACTTCAGACCGGAGCTCGAGAGGAGG
This portion of the Coffea eugenioides isolate CCC68of chromosome 11, Ceug_1.0, whole genome shotgun sequence genome encodes:
- the LOC113751391 gene encoding ankyrin-2-like isoform X1, which produces MTVFTSTNAAGGYMAGKQVFPVEYEAESLSQRLVDAAHANDLKPASELISNPFVDVNHMGTVLLKARKTEVVLHDEDACEVRVEFEEFKTEVTALFLAAHNGNVALVRKLLSAGADVNQKMFRGYATTAAAREGHIEILKMLISGGAAQSACEEALLEACYLGRARPAELLMASDMVRPHVAVHALVTASFRGFKDFVDTLLKCGVDCNATARVLLQSSKPSLHANFDCNSLAAAILGRQISVVRLLLQVGARTDITVRLGAWSWDAATGEQFRVGAGLAEPYHVTWCAVEFFESSGAILRMLLQHLSPNIPHLGRTIIHHAILCGNARAVEVLLACGADAEFPVKTKQTAHRPIHMASEHGLAGALHHLINAGCDLNSLTESGETALMISARCKQEECLKLLTAAGADFGLSNIAGQCAKSIAGSVRWAYGFERAVLDVIRDGKNARSSNAAIFSSLIFVTQANDIEALKKLLKQPEINLDEQDENGFSAVMVVAAGGNVEAFRLLVHAGADVNLANNYGETAITLAEKHQNSDAFEKVMLNFLRAKGDNSYGGSSTLHRAAHNGDLNLVQALINEGYDVNLSDCDGYTPLMLAARAGNKSMCELLISRGARCDIKNAKLETALSLARENGGGKDAEAVILDELARTLVVGGAQVKKHIKQGKGSPHGKVLKMVGATGELRWGKSRKRNVICRGAEVGASATFRWNRRKKLDADEPGVFRVKTTKNKEVHFVCEGGLEMAELWVRGIRLVTREAIFGK
- the LOC113751391 gene encoding ankyrin-3-like isoform X2 gives rise to the protein MFRGYATTAAAREGHIEILKMLISGGAAQSACEEALLEACYLGRARPAELLMASDMVRPHVAVHALVTASFRGFKDFVDTLLKCGVDCNATARVLLQSSKPSLHANFDCNSLAAAILGRQISVVRLLLQVGARTDITVRLGAWSWDAATGEQFRVGAGLAEPYHVTWCAVEFFESSGAILRMLLQHLSPNIPHLGRTIIHHAILCGNARAVEVLLACGADAEFPVKTKQTAHRPIHMASEHGLAGALHHLINAGCDLNSLTESGETALMISARCKQEECLKLLTAAGADFGLSNIAGQCAKSIAGSVRWAYGFERAVLDVIRDGKNARSSNAAIFSSLIFVTQANDIEALKKLLKQPEINLDEQDENGFSAVMVVAAGGNVEAFRLLVHAGADVNLANNYGETAITLAEKHQNSDAFEKVMLNFLRAKGDNSYGGSSTLHRAAHNGDLNLVQALINEGYDVNLSDCDGYTPLMLAARAGNKSMCELLISRGARCDIKNAKLETALSLARENGGGKDAEAVILDELARTLVVGGAQVKKHIKQGKGSPHGKVLKMVGATGELRWGKSRKRNVICRGAEVGASATFRWNRRKKLDADEPGVFRVKTTKNKEVHFVCEGGLEMAELWVRGIRLVTREAIFGK
- the LOC113751759 gene encoding NADH dehydrogenase [ubiquinone] flavoprotein 1, mitochondrial, with the translated sequence MAPIKGILSSQGISLVKQSEHWVLGSRLFSTQAASTASTPQPPPPPPPPEKTHFGGLKDEDRIFTNVYGLHDPFLKGAMKRGDWHRTKDLVLKGADWIVNEMKKSGLRGRGGAGFPSGLKWSFMPKVSDGRPSYLVVNADESEPGTCKDREIMRHDPHKLLEGCLIAGVGMRATAAYIYIRGEYVNERKNLEKARREAYEAGLLGKNACGSGYDFDVHIHFGAGAYICGEETALLESLEGKQGKPRLKPPFPANSGLYGCPSTVTNVETVAVSPTILRRGPEWFASFGRKNNSGTKLFCISGHVNKPCTVEEEMSIPLKELIERHCGGVRGGWDNLLAIIPGGSSVPLIPKHICEDVLMDFDALKAVQSGLGTAAVIVMDKSTDVVDAIARLSYFYKHESCGQCTPCREGTGWLWMIMERLKVGNAKLEEIDMLQEVTKQIEGHTICALGDAAAWPVQGLIRHFRPELERRIRERAERELQQAAAA